Part of the Cryptosporangium arvum DSM 44712 genome, CCGCGACACCGGGCGGGCTGGCCGTCGTGTTCGTCGCCCTCTACGCCGCGCACCAGGTCGCCGACCACTGGGTACAGACCCAGCACCAGGCCGACCACAAGGGCCGCCCCGGATGGGTCGGCCGAATCGCCTGCTTCCTGCACGTGGCGACCTACACCGCTACCGCGTTGGTGGCACTGCTCGCAGCTGCGTGGCGGACCGGACTGGAGCTCTCGCCGGCCGCAACGGTCGCCGGGCTACTGGTCTCTGCGGTCACGCACTACATCGCCGACCGGCGGACACCGCTGCGGATCATCGCCGACCGAATCGGCTCCGGCCCGTTCTACCGGCTCAACACGGCCGGGATGAACGGCGCCTACCTGCTCGATCAGTCCTGGCACATCGGCTGGCTGTTCGTCGCCGCCCTGGTCATCGGGGGCGCCGCGTGACCGCCACGATGGACAGCCAGCGGTTCCGGCTGGTCCATGACGATGAAGAGGGCGGCTGGACGGCCTACGACGGCGACGCGGTGATGTTCACCGTCCGGGAGCACTACGGCGCTGACGAGACGATCCGCCTGTTCGTGGACCGCGTCGAGGAGTGGTTCGAGCACGGCGACGACGTCGTGGTCCTGCTCGACGTCACCGAGTACGGCTACGACGCCCTGATCGTCCCGTGGTCGGTGGTGAACCCATGAGCCGCATCCGCGCTGAGTACATGGACCCGGCCGGCGTCCGCCACGGCGGTCTGCCGACGGCGCACTGGGGCGGGGCGGACCCGACGGTCTACGCGACCCGGCGGCAGCTGGCCAAGGACAGGTTACAGCCCAACCGGCAGCCGATCGCCGCTCAGATTCTGTGGTGGGGCATCACCGGTTACGGCGGCTACGGCACCCGGGTGGCCTACCTCTACCGCCGCGATCTGGCCGCGCCGAAGCGTCCGGCGACCCCGGCGCAGCTGGCCGCGCTGGAGAAGGCCAACCGTGCCCGGCGCACCTGCTCGACGTGCGAGCAGGTCAAGCCCTACGTGATCCCGCGCTCGCTCGGCGAGTGCATCGACTGCCACGACGCACCGTGGATCGAGCAGGAGGCCGCGTGATGTCCAAGTTTCCGACGATGGGTGCGGGCCGCGGTTGGGCATACGTCGCGCTGGTGCTCGGTGGTGGGGTGTCGATCGCTGCGAACGTGGCGCACTCGTTCATCCCGCCGGCCGCGCCGGAGGGCACGGCCGACCCGGTGGCGTGGGCGGCGCAGTGGTCGCCGGAGCCCGGTGCGGTGCTGCTCTCGGTGGTCTGGCCGGTGTTCCTGTTCATCGCTGTTGAGGTGCTGGCCAAGCCGTCTTGGCCGTCGGGCCGGTGGTGGCGGGTGCTGCGGTTTGGCGGGATGCTGCCGGTCGCCGCGGTGGCCGCGATCGTCTCGTACCGGCACCTGTCCGGGCTCCTGGAGCACTACGGCGAGGACACCGTCACCGTGGCGCTCGGCCCCCTCGCTGTTGACGGCTTGATGGCGATGGCGACCGGTGCCCTGATCGCTACCGCGCACCGTGCCGCGGTGGTCGTCGCCGAGGCCACGGCTGCGCCGGCCGACCCGGTGACCGTCCCTGAGATGCCCGCTCCGGCGCCGGCGATCGAGACCGGGCGGGCCGTGTCCGCCGCGCCGGCTGCAGTGGAGGCGACCCCGCCGCCGCGGCCGCGCACACCGCGCAAGCCCGACACGGCCACCGCGGTGGCTCGGCTGCGGGCGAAGAACCCCGAGATTACGCAGGCCGAGGCCGCGAAGCGGCTCGGTGTCACCGACCGGACGATCCGCCGGTACTGGAACCCCGCCCCCGTCGAGCCCGCTAGCGACCCGGCCGCCGCGCCGGTCGCCGCCTGAAAGGAGACCTGGACATGACGAGCACGACGGAGCAGTACGGCCCGGACCGCCCGGAGGACCGCTACCGGGTCGACGGGGGAGCGGCGGACGTGGTCGACCTGTCCGCGGCCCGGGTCCGCCTGGCCCCGGACACCCAGCCGGACACGGCCCCGGACATTCGCCCGGACACCGTCCCGGACATCGCCGACCCGGTGCTGGAGGGCGAGGTTCTGCCCCCGCTGCCGACTCCGGCCGACGAGGGTTGGCTGCCGATCATCCCGGTGTGGATGCAGTCGAAGACCGGTATCCGGAACATGGTGCGGCTGACGCTGCGTCGCTGGTGGTACCGGATTCGGTTCACCGCTGTCCGGCTGCCGTGGGCCACGGTCAAGTGGACGGGGCGGGCGGTGCGCGGTTCGTGGCGTATCTCCGGGCGGCTGCTGGCGTGGGCGCTGGACACCCGCGCGGACGCGATGGAGCAGGAACTGGCCACGGGTGCCCGGCAGGACGCGAAGGAGTTCATCCGGGTCCGGGAGGACCGCGCCCGGCGCATCCGCGCCCGGCTGGTCGTGCTCGGTCTGGCGACGCTGGTCGGTGCCGGTGGTGGTGCGTACCTGTGGTTCTTCACGCCGCGGCTGGTGCAGGTGCTGGTGGCCATGGTGCTGGTCACGATCCTGGCCCGGGTCGGCGCGAACCCGGACACGCCGCTGATCGGCCCGGCCATGGCCACGTCGTCGGGGTACCTGCAGCTGTCCGACGCGATCCTGATGCGGGCGCTGAACGCCGCCGGTCTGGGTGGCACGGTGGCCAAGGTCGATCGCAACGGTGAGACCACCGAGGAGGGCAACCGTCCGACGCTGGCTCAGCCGCTGCAGCGGGAGAACGCCGGGTACCTGGCGATGGTCGATCTGCCGTTCGGCAAGACCGTGGCCGATGCGACCAAGGGTCAGGCCGCGCTGGCGTCCGGTCTGGACGTCGATGAGGTGCAGGTGTTCGTGGAGAACGTCCGCGGCTCGGCCCGCCGGGTGTCGATCTACGTCGCCGATGAGGACCCGTTCATGCTGCCGCCGCGCCGGTCGCCGCTGGCCCGGCTGCCTCGGGTCTCGGTGTGGAACCCCAACCCGCTCGGTGCCGACGTCCGGGGCCGGGAGGTCTGCCCGTCGCTGATCTTCAACTCGTTCCTGATCGGCGCGATCCCGCGGTCGGGTAAGACCTACGCCGGCCGGGCGCTGGTGGCCCCGGGGTTCCTCGATCCGCACTGCGACGTGACGGTGCTGGACTTCAAGGGCGGCAAGGACTGGCAGGCCGCCGAACAGCTCGCTGTGACGTTCCGGCTCGGTGACGACGACGAGGACCTCGGGTACGCCATCGGCGCGCTGCAGAACCTCAAGGGTGAGGCGCAGAACCGGTTCAAGGCGTTCCGGGCGATGTCCGATGAGCAGAACCCGGAGGGCAAGCTCACGCCGGAGCTGGCCAAGGCCGGATACCGGCCGCACCTGATCGTGCTCGATGAGGTGCAGAACCTGCTCCGGGCGCCGGAGAAGGAGATCCGCGACGAGGCCCTGGCGCTGCTGGTTTGGCTGGCCAAGACCGCCCCGGCCGCGGGGTTCACGCTGGTCATGGCCACGCAGCGGCCGGCGACCGACGTCATCCCGTCCGACCTGCGGGACAACACCAGCGTTCGGCTCGCGCTGCGGACGAAGACGTGGCAGTCCTCCGACGCGATCCTCGGGTCCGGGATCAACGCCATCGGGTTCGGCACGCAGCGGTTCCTGGAGGAGCACAAGGGCGCCGCGATCCTCGGTGGCGTCTCCAACGGGCGGGGCGGTGACCTGCAGGTCATCCGCACCGACCTGCTCAAGAACAGCGACTTCACCCAGATCTGCCAGATCGGGGCGCAGCGCCGCGCCGACGCCGGCACGCTCCGCGGCCACGCTGTGGGGCAGGCCGAGGAGATCGTCGTCACCGTGACGATCCTGTCCGATGTGGTCGCGGTCTGGCCCGGCGTTGAACCCAAGGTGCAGGCCAAGACTCTGGTGGAGCGGCTGCAGGAGGCCTACCCGAGCAAGCACGCGCACCTCGATCAGACGTCGCTGACCAAGGCGCTCAAGGACCACGGGGTGCCGGTGGTGCAGGTCTACCGGGACGGCTCCAACCGCAACGGCTACGCCCTCGCCGCGGTCCGCAAGGCCCTCGCGAAGGCCGAAGGCCCGGACATCACCAACTCCTGACACCACCCAGATTCTCTACGGAGAGTTACCGGCCGGGGGCCTAGACCCTTAGAAGGCCCCCGGCCGAAACCTAGAACCCCTCCTAGGACTAGCCGCCCACAGTGACCTGCGGCCTAGGCCCTAGACCCTGCATGCCCTGAACAGCCAAAACACGCCTCTGGAGGCCCCGTGTCCACCGCGCTGGTTCTAGCCCTAGCCCTCATCATCCTCACTCTCGGTTACCTCGGACTGTGCCGGTTCTGGCCCTACACCCACTGCCGCCGCTGCGACGGAACCGGCAAACGGCACGCACTGATCGGCCGCGGCTACCGCCACTGCCCCCGCTGCGGCGGAACCGGCGAGCGGCTGCGCATCGGCCGGCACGTCCTTAACCACCTCACCGCGCTGCACCGCGCCAGCCGCTGACCAGAAGGGAGATGCCCGCCATGCGAACCACCACCGTCACCTACGGTCCGGCCAAGCACACCACCGAGATGAGCTACCAGGCACTGCCCGCCGCCGGTCTGGCCCTGACTCCGGGGCTGAGCCCCACGGGCACGTTCAACGGCTGCTGGACCGTCCGGCACATCGGCTCCGGTCTGGTCATCAACGACCCGACTGGGTTCGACGGTCACTTCTCGACCCTGGCCGGCGCCTACGCGTTCGCTCAGGCTCTGGTCGACTACTTCCCCGACGTCGACTTCACCGCCGACGCCGAGGACGTCCGCGACCACCTCCGGCACGATTCGTTCGCATTGACCAAGGCCCTGGACGCCTCGCTCACCAGCGACCACGACGACCTGCGCTTGTCGCTCTCGCACTTCGAGGACGACGAGTGATGGCCGCCGACCTGCCGGCCGCCCCGGTGTTCGCGCTGCACTGCCCGGTCTGCCAGTGGACCCGCACCGACCCGGCCGTGGAACAGGCCGCGCTGGACATCGCGGGAGCGCACGACGACGCCCACCACCACGGTCACCCGACCACGGTGCTGGTGCTGCTGCTCACCGACCCGGCCGTGCTCGACGCCGCGGCCGGTGGCCACCAGC contains:
- a CDS encoding DUF3307 domain-containing protein, which translates into the protein MSAATPGGLAVVFVALYAAHQVADHWVQTQHQADHKGRPGWVGRIACFLHVATYTATALVALLAAAWRTGLELSPAATVAGLLVSAVTHYIADRRTPLRIIADRIGSGPFYRLNTAGMNGAYLLDQSWHIGWLFVAALVIGGAA
- a CDS encoding RRQRL motif-containing zinc-binding protein; the protein is MSRIRAEYMDPAGVRHGGLPTAHWGGADPTVYATRRQLAKDRLQPNRQPIAAQILWWGITGYGGYGTRVAYLYRRDLAAPKRPATPAQLAALEKANRARRTCSTCEQVKPYVIPRSLGECIDCHDAPWIEQEAA